A genomic segment from Armatimonadota bacterium encodes:
- a CDS encoding glycosyltransferase family 2 protein has product MSDLARIAPREPLRGRSPEAATVSIDLVDLRDTPADADASASLAESLHNGTAMLSVVIALLNEEENLDDLYARLKAVLCHMAPVHEILFVDDGSRDQSHCRLMRIWRSDPTVTVIRFRRNFGKAAALSAGFDRVRGDVVAMIDADLQDQPEELPKLVAKLDEGYDLVTGWKKNRKDPLSKRVPSRVFNRTVSAYFKIRIHDFNCGLKVMRGDVARSLRLYGEMHRFIPVMAATSGFTVGECEVVHKPRLHGASKYGARRLLTGGYDFLASILLTRFYQKPLHFFGTLGLMMLLAGTALGGYTVIQMMLGVSHHVLGALSSILLVAGVQVICTGLIGEMVAHASYHNTPRYVLSELHRARSTTQDEVVGV; this is encoded by the coding sequence TTGAGCGATTTGGCACGGATAGCGCCTCGAGAACCACTGCGTGGTCGCAGCCCGGAAGCCGCCACCGTCAGTATCGACCTGGTCGATCTGCGCGATACGCCTGCCGATGCCGACGCGTCCGCGTCGCTCGCCGAGAGCCTTCACAACGGCACGGCGATGCTAAGCGTGGTGATTGCTTTGCTGAACGAGGAAGAGAATCTGGACGATTTGTATGCGCGTCTCAAGGCCGTGCTGTGCCACATGGCGCCCGTTCACGAGATACTGTTTGTTGACGACGGTAGCCGCGATCAGTCGCACTGCCGGTTGATGCGGATTTGGCGGTCCGACCCGACGGTGACGGTCATCCGGTTCCGAAGGAACTTCGGAAAAGCCGCCGCCCTCTCAGCTGGCTTCGACCGGGTTCGTGGCGATGTGGTCGCCATGATCGATGCCGACCTTCAAGATCAACCTGAAGAGCTGCCCAAGTTGGTGGCGAAACTTGACGAGGGATACGACCTGGTGACGGGTTGGAAGAAGAACCGGAAGGACCCTCTGAGCAAAAGGGTTCCGTCGCGCGTCTTCAACCGCACGGTGTCGGCATACTTCAAAATCCGCATCCACGACTTTAACTGCGGGCTAAAGGTGATGCGGGGTGATGTTGCCCGCAGCCTCCGTCTCTATGGGGAGATGCACCGGTTCATTCCGGTAATGGCCGCTACCAGCGGGTTCACGGTTGGTGAGTGCGAGGTCGTCCACAAACCGCGACTGCATGGCGCATCGAAATACGGCGCCCGGCGCCTCCTCACCGGCGGTTACGACTTTCTTGCCAGCATCCTGCTCACACGATTCTATCAAAAGCCTCTGCATTTCTTCGGCACGCTCGGGCTCATGATGTTGCTGGCCGGCACCGCGCTCGGCGGCTATACGGTGATCCAGATGATGCTGGGTGTAAGCCACCACGTTCTAGGCGCGCTAAGCAGCATCCTGCTGGTAGCCGGTGTACAGGTCATCTGCACCGGCCTAATCGGAGAGATGGTAGCTCACGCCTCGTACCACAACACTCCGAGATACGTGCTATCGGAACTGCACCGGGCGCGCTCGACCACACAAGACGAAGTTGTTGGCGTTTGA
- a CDS encoding class I SAM-dependent methyltransferase, giving the protein MPGLHKLHKPFRKLRAAAKTWKPPACDHTVTVNDLLYSDIAGAVQLPTFEQKSRSLGRYEEDLEFASASLLERLALGALVRRHAPMTLFEIGTFRGVTALTMALNAPEGFTLYTLDLPQELTFEQVVEQQYARGAVGALHRMVARGVERRQVGLAYRNRQLPGKIEQLFGDSTTMDFAPWAAQIDSFFVDGCHDAEPAYRDTQTAWSCLKPGGMIIWHDYRWRSVQAGVQRCRLPAPITWVQDTSVAFAYKPQPVGANGTGRDGS; this is encoded by the coding sequence ATGCCAGGTCTTCACAAACTTCACAAACCGTTTCGCAAGCTTCGCGCTGCGGCCAAAACCTGGAAGCCGCCGGCGTGCGATCACACCGTCACGGTCAACGACCTGTTATACAGTGATATCGCCGGAGCGGTACAACTGCCGACATTTGAGCAGAAGTCGCGGTCGTTGGGCAGGTACGAGGAGGATCTTGAATTCGCGTCGGCGTCGCTGTTGGAGCGGCTTGCTCTCGGCGCGCTCGTCCGGCGCCACGCGCCAATGACGCTGTTCGAAATCGGAACGTTCCGGGGCGTAACGGCCCTCACCATGGCGCTCAATGCACCGGAGGGATTCACACTCTATACGTTGGACCTGCCACAGGAGCTAACGTTTGAGCAGGTTGTGGAGCAGCAGTATGCGCGCGGAGCGGTCGGCGCGTTGCATCGGATGGTAGCCAGAGGCGTGGAGCGACGCCAGGTTGGGCTCGCGTACCGCAACCGACAGCTTCCGGGAAAGATCGAGCAGTTGTTCGGTGATTCTACAACGATGGACTTTGCTCCATGGGCCGCGCAGATCGACAGCTTCTTTGTAGATGGCTGTCACGATGCCGAGCCCGCTTATCGCGATACGCAGACCGCGTGGAGCTGCCTGAAACCGGGAGGAATGATCATCTGGCACGATTATCGCTGGAGGTCGGTACAGGCGGGCGTACAGCGCTGCCGGCTCCCGGCGCCAATCACGTGGGTTCAGGATACTTCAGTGGCGTTTGCATATAAACCGCAACCTGTCGGCGCGAACGGCACTGGAAGGGACGGATCATGA
- a CDS encoding flippase-like domain-containing protein, which yields MRAELVLRRLLFWLAAALVVFFLAAAITRSAHDAAALPRPNFMWLTVAFVMFLLHYFVQAIGAHFILRALGQRVPMRLSIRAWYLSVIARWMPGRIWYFSARGYFARESGVAIPAFTIAILLELTYMLMGGFIVVGAFAGATLRGVLANNIGRAGLGAAVLVLVCAGAVAIRPAVLVRACRFRLAAAAFRRITGRTANLDALPTMPAWRSMALLTYYTLYWAYSGLTFGVLARALGPMTRARWFACVPAFAGSWLAGYFSIIAPAGLGVREGAMWLMLRPVMPQSHALMLAIASRAMMLLAETVSVALTWLFLGSAIRKLAPGVQEATASPLQSAESVANSAEPLTS from the coding sequence GTGAGAGCTGAACTGGTCCTACGCCGGCTACTTTTCTGGTTGGCGGCGGCCCTGGTGGTCTTCTTTCTGGCCGCAGCGATCACCCGCAGCGCGCACGACGCCGCAGCGCTGCCGCGCCCCAACTTTATGTGGTTGACGGTGGCGTTTGTGATGTTTTTGCTGCACTACTTTGTTCAGGCGATCGGCGCGCACTTTATCCTACGGGCACTTGGTCAACGGGTGCCAATGCGGCTTAGTATCCGTGCCTGGTACCTCAGTGTGATCGCCCGTTGGATGCCGGGCCGCATCTGGTACTTTTCAGCACGCGGCTACTTTGCGCGTGAGTCGGGCGTAGCCATTCCGGCTTTTACCATTGCGATTTTGTTGGAGCTCACCTACATGCTCATGGGTGGCTTCATTGTTGTCGGCGCCTTTGCCGGAGCTACGCTGCGCGGCGTGTTGGCCAACAACATCGGGCGCGCCGGACTCGGCGCAGCCGTACTCGTCCTGGTTTGCGCTGGAGCGGTGGCGATACGCCCCGCCGTGCTGGTGCGAGCCTGTAGATTCCGGTTGGCCGCGGCTGCATTCCGCAGGATCACGGGCCGCACCGCGAACCTGGACGCGCTTCCAACCATGCCGGCCTGGCGCAGCATGGCGCTGTTGACCTACTATACGCTCTACTGGGCCTACTCCGGCTTGACATTTGGCGTACTGGCCCGCGCGCTGGGACCGATGACCCGCGCGCGTTGGTTTGCGTGTGTGCCGGCGTTCGCCGGCTCGTGGCTGGCGGGATACTTCTCTATCATCGCACCGGCCGGCCTGGGTGTCCGCGAAGGAGCGATGTGGCTGATGCTGCGACCGGTGATGCCGCAGTCACACGCGCTGATGCTCGCTATCGCCAGCCGGGCGATGATGCTACTGGCCGAGACCGTGAGCGTTGCCCTCACATGGCTGTTCCTGGGAAGTGCAATCCGCAAGCTTGCTCCCGGCGTTCAAGAGGCGACGGCTTCGCCTTTACAATCGGCCGAAAGCGTGGCAAACTCTGCAGAACCCCTCACATCCTGA
- a CDS encoding PD40 domain-containing protein, translating into MTAIRNRNVAADRPGYSPAHRLTVRASGRVIDLSTEPVLGQGGEARVYALPADRRRVVKIFHTPSEERAHKLLAMLANPPSDPSASSGHISIAWPQELVLDGAGAVVGYVMPRAPASRPLFEIYNPWIRRRATPLFNTFYLHRAARNLAGAVRAVHAAGYVIGDLNESNVLVADTALITLVDTDSFQVPGAGPARIHRCRVAKPEFTAPELQHHDLGRVVRRDDQDLFGLAVLIFMLLMEGVHPFAGVYRGAGEAPDVAQRIAGGLYPYSATRRDLAPMPWAPEFETLHPVLRHLFVRCFEEGLQRPRVRPSAATWIHALEAAEADLTTCAVNSNHRFASHVGRCPWCKRLLETGGLDPFPAQGNNIVAAARRPRIRHETVISAASPTPRVRRPAPAPPPQSRPAPLIHPPHLPAHRVENHWSLIGATLAIVGAITPFHLAAGVLAAGTGAFGYGYSRRLSGAGRRTANASIAAGAALCAIAPATTALARYRHTSILALAGSGAAVHSVAWSPDGKRIAAASGVSDADRTGGDVQIWNAETGDEQGSLSYGYAGDVNAVTWSPDGRTLAVGSGGQLEPGAVKLWDTSAQVVRQELRFGRSAVRAVCLSPNGMLAAAGCDDGEILVWTVTSRRTETALQIKSSADALAFSPDSRLLAIGEDAGDRSGRAGAIGVFSLTAHRWLWRDHANSTGVYTVAWAANGSVLATAGADTSISLWNPRNGRSLGTLDGGALATWSLAFDPRSDILAAGGQDGMLRFYHIRTHSPLAPVRVCANVVQCIAYSPSGRQIACGGGDGLVRILSPSE; encoded by the coding sequence CATCGACCTGTCGACCGAGCCGGTACTCGGCCAGGGCGGCGAGGCCCGCGTGTACGCCCTGCCGGCCGACCGCCGCCGCGTGGTCAAGATCTTTCACACGCCATCCGAAGAACGGGCGCACAAGCTGCTCGCCATGCTGGCGAACCCGCCGTCCGACCCATCGGCATCTTCCGGCCACATCTCCATCGCGTGGCCCCAGGAGTTGGTGTTGGACGGCGCCGGCGCCGTGGTTGGTTATGTGATGCCGCGCGCTCCTGCCTCGCGACCGCTGTTCGAAATCTACAATCCCTGGATACGGCGGCGAGCCACCCCGCTGTTCAACACGTTTTACCTTCACCGTGCCGCGCGAAACCTGGCCGGCGCCGTTCGCGCAGTTCACGCGGCCGGATATGTAATCGGCGACCTTAACGAGTCGAACGTGCTTGTGGCCGATACCGCGCTGATCACCCTGGTGGATACCGACTCGTTTCAGGTTCCCGGTGCTGGGCCGGCCCGGATCCACCGGTGCCGGGTTGCCAAGCCGGAGTTCACGGCGCCGGAGCTTCAGCACCATGACCTGGGCCGCGTGGTGCGCCGCGACGACCAGGACCTGTTTGGGCTGGCGGTTCTGATTTTCATGCTCCTCATGGAGGGCGTTCACCCGTTCGCCGGCGTCTATCGCGGTGCGGGCGAAGCGCCCGACGTGGCGCAGCGAATCGCCGGCGGCCTCTATCCCTACTCCGCCACACGACGCGACCTGGCGCCAATGCCGTGGGCGCCGGAGTTCGAGACGCTGCATCCCGTGCTGCGCCACCTGTTCGTGCGATGTTTCGAGGAGGGCTTGCAGCGCCCTCGGGTAAGGCCATCCGCCGCGACGTGGATACACGCTCTGGAGGCCGCTGAAGCAGACCTGACGACTTGCGCAGTGAACAGCAATCACCGGTTTGCCAGCCATGTGGGCCGTTGCCCGTGGTGCAAGCGACTGCTCGAAACCGGCGGCCTCGATCCCTTTCCGGCACAAGGCAACAACATCGTTGCAGCCGCCCGCCGCCCGCGAATCCGCCACGAGACCGTGATTTCAGCCGCTTCGCCTACCCCGCGCGTACGGCGGCCAGCGCCGGCGCCGCCGCCACAAAGCCGTCCGGCGCCGCTCATTCACCCGCCGCATCTTCCGGCACACCGCGTCGAGAATCACTGGTCGCTTATCGGAGCAACCCTCGCCATTGTTGGAGCTATAACACCGTTCCATCTGGCGGCGGGCGTGTTGGCAGCCGGCACCGGCGCCTTCGGGTACGGGTATTCGAGACGGCTCTCCGGCGCCGGTCGTCGAACTGCGAATGCTTCCATTGCGGCAGGCGCGGCGCTGTGCGCCATCGCTCCGGCCACGACCGCACTGGCACGATACCGCCATACCAGCATCCTGGCGCTTGCTGGGTCTGGCGCGGCAGTTCACAGCGTAGCCTGGTCGCCGGACGGCAAACGGATTGCGGCGGCGTCCGGAGTGTCCGATGCCGATCGCACGGGCGGCGATGTGCAGATATGGAACGCAGAAACCGGCGACGAACAGGGCAGCCTGTCGTATGGATATGCCGGAGACGTGAACGCCGTTACATGGTCACCCGACGGACGAACGCTGGCAGTTGGCAGTGGTGGCCAGTTGGAACCCGGGGCAGTGAAACTATGGGACACATCCGCACAAGTGGTGCGACAGGAGTTGCGCTTCGGTCGCTCGGCAGTGCGCGCCGTCTGCCTCTCGCCCAACGGCATGCTGGCGGCGGCCGGCTGTGACGACGGTGAAATCCTCGTCTGGACGGTTACCTCTCGCCGAACGGAGACAGCACTCCAGATCAAAAGCTCGGCCGATGCGCTGGCATTCAGCCCCGATTCACGGTTGCTGGCGATTGGCGAGGATGCTGGAGATCGCTCCGGGCGCGCAGGCGCGATTGGCGTGTTCAGCCTCACCGCGCACCGCTGGCTGTGGCGCGACCATGCAAACAGCACCGGCGTTTATACCGTAGCCTGGGCTGCCAATGGCTCGGTGCTTGCCACTGCGGGCGCCGATACCTCGATCAGCTTGTGGAACCCGCGCAACGGCCGCTCGTTGGGCACGCTGGATGGTGGCGCGCTGGCCACGTGGTCATTGGCATTCGACCCCAGGAGCGACATACTCGCGGCCGGTGGTCAGGATGGCATGTTGCGCTTTTATCACATTAGAACACACTCGCCTCTCGCTCCAGTCCGCGTTTGCGCGAATGTGGTACAATGCATAGCATACTCACCCAGTGGTCGTCAAATTGCTTGTGGAGGTGGTGACGGGCTGGTGCGAATACTCTCGCCGTCGGAGTAG